One genomic window of Meles meles chromosome 3, mMelMel3.1 paternal haplotype, whole genome shotgun sequence includes the following:
- the LOC123938983 gene encoding T-cell-specific guanine nucleotide triphosphate-binding protein 2-like isoform X2, translating into MDQFLYDFLGGKNCQQLATNFIPHYTTLISKVGGILSQENLDRIQATLKEAKLKDVADIIEESLVAAENAPLDVAVIGESGTGKSSFINALRGLSYEEEGSARVGVVETTKKRTPYQHPRYPNVTFWDLPGTGTPNFQPHEYLERVEFATYDFFIMISSSRFSLNDALLAKSIKEIGKKFYFVRTKVDNDLYNEEKRKPTSFKRERVLQQIRDNCLANLSHTGVPEPCIFLVSNFDLDDFDFPALEETLLKELPVHKRYTFALLLPNLSDASIEMKRALLKEKIWLDALKSSALSFIPFMACFNGFDFPQQEKCLKHYQSHFGLDEKSLKGTAEKLNMSLEDIKSFTKSLNFRFLMQDDNIADKAMNCAESYCSINGGLPSTIFQFFKIYFLRLKFIDTVADDAKILLNKTLESLSLRK; encoded by the coding sequence ATGGATCAGTTCCTATATGACTTCCTGGGAGGAAAGAATTGTCAGCAGTTGGCCACCAACTTTATCCCTCACTACACCACATTAATCAGTAAGGTAGGGGGAATCCTCTCTCAAGAAAACCTTGATAGAATTCAAGCAACCCTTAAAGAGGCCAAGCTAAAAGATGTGGCTGACATAATTGAGGAATCACTTGTGGCAGCAGAGAATGCTCCACTGGATGTGGCTGTGATTGGAGAATCTGGCACTGGGAAGTCCAGTTTCATCAATGCCCTGCGAGGACTTAGTTATGAAGAGGAGGGTTCTGCAAGGGTTGGCGTTGTGGAGACTACCAAGAAGAGAACACCCTATCAACATCCCAGATATCCCAATGTGACCTTCTGGGACCTGCCTGGAACGGGAACCCCCAATTTCCAACCACATGAATATCTAGAAAGGGTGGAATTTGCTACCTATGACTTCTTCATCATGATTTCTTCCTCTCGGTTTAGCCTCAATGATGCTTTGCTGGCCAAAAGTATCAAAGAGATAGGCAAGAAGTTCTACTTTGTTAGAACCAAGGTGGACAATGATTTATATAATGAAGAGAAACGCAAACCCACATCTTTCAAAAGGGAGAGAGTGCTTCAGCAGATACGAGACAACTGCCTGGCTAACCTCAGCCACACTGGAGTGCCTGAGCCATGCATCTTCTTGGTCTCCAACTTTGATCTGGATGACTTTGATTTCCCAGCACTGGAAGAGACCCTGCTGAAGGAGCTCCCTGTTCATAAGCGCTACACCTTTGCGCTTCTGTTGCCCAATTTGTCCGATGCTTCCATTGAGATGAAGAGAGCTTTGCTCAAGGAGAAGATCTGGCTGGATGCCCTAAAATCATCTGCTTTGAGCTTCATCCCCTTCATGGCCTGCTTTAATGGCTTTGATTTTCCCCAGCAGGAAAAGTGCTTGAAACATTACCAGAGCCATTTTGGTTTGGATGAGAAGTCACTCAAAGGGACTGCAGAGAAGCTGAACATGTCTTTGGAGGATATCAAGAGTTTCACCAAATCCTTGAATTTCCGGTTCCTTATGCAGGATGACAACATAGCAGATAAGGCCATGAACTGTGCTGAAAGCTATTGTTCAATAAATGGAGGCCTGCCATCCACCAtcttccagttttttaaaatctactttctaCGTTTGAAATTTATCGATACAGTGGCTGATGATGCTAAAATTCTCTTGAATAAGACTTTAGAGAGCTTAAGCCTCAGAAAATGA
- the LOC123938983 gene encoding T-cell-specific guanine nucleotide triphosphate-binding protein 2-like isoform X1 has protein sequence MLGGLTCKSDSLKDVPQLASMDQFLYDFLGGKNCQQLATNFIPHYTTLISKVGGILSQENLDRIQATLKEAKLKDVADIIEESLVAAENAPLDVAVIGESGTGKSSFINALRGLSYEEEGSARVGVVETTKKRTPYQHPRYPNVTFWDLPGTGTPNFQPHEYLERVEFATYDFFIMISSSRFSLNDALLAKSIKEIGKKFYFVRTKVDNDLYNEEKRKPTSFKRERVLQQIRDNCLANLSHTGVPEPCIFLVSNFDLDDFDFPALEETLLKELPVHKRYTFALLLPNLSDASIEMKRALLKEKIWLDALKSSALSFIPFMACFNGFDFPQQEKCLKHYQSHFGLDEKSLKGTAEKLNMSLEDIKSFTKSLNFRFLMQDDNIADKAMNCAESYCSINGGLPSTIFQFFKIYFLRLKFIDTVADDAKILLNKTLESLSLRK, from the coding sequence ACGTTCCACAGTTAGCCAGCATGGATCAGTTCCTATATGACTTCCTGGGAGGAAAGAATTGTCAGCAGTTGGCCACCAACTTTATCCCTCACTACACCACATTAATCAGTAAGGTAGGGGGAATCCTCTCTCAAGAAAACCTTGATAGAATTCAAGCAACCCTTAAAGAGGCCAAGCTAAAAGATGTGGCTGACATAATTGAGGAATCACTTGTGGCAGCAGAGAATGCTCCACTGGATGTGGCTGTGATTGGAGAATCTGGCACTGGGAAGTCCAGTTTCATCAATGCCCTGCGAGGACTTAGTTATGAAGAGGAGGGTTCTGCAAGGGTTGGCGTTGTGGAGACTACCAAGAAGAGAACACCCTATCAACATCCCAGATATCCCAATGTGACCTTCTGGGACCTGCCTGGAACGGGAACCCCCAATTTCCAACCACATGAATATCTAGAAAGGGTGGAATTTGCTACCTATGACTTCTTCATCATGATTTCTTCCTCTCGGTTTAGCCTCAATGATGCTTTGCTGGCCAAAAGTATCAAAGAGATAGGCAAGAAGTTCTACTTTGTTAGAACCAAGGTGGACAATGATTTATATAATGAAGAGAAACGCAAACCCACATCTTTCAAAAGGGAGAGAGTGCTTCAGCAGATACGAGACAACTGCCTGGCTAACCTCAGCCACACTGGAGTGCCTGAGCCATGCATCTTCTTGGTCTCCAACTTTGATCTGGATGACTTTGATTTCCCAGCACTGGAAGAGACCCTGCTGAAGGAGCTCCCTGTTCATAAGCGCTACACCTTTGCGCTTCTGTTGCCCAATTTGTCCGATGCTTCCATTGAGATGAAGAGAGCTTTGCTCAAGGAGAAGATCTGGCTGGATGCCCTAAAATCATCTGCTTTGAGCTTCATCCCCTTCATGGCCTGCTTTAATGGCTTTGATTTTCCCCAGCAGGAAAAGTGCTTGAAACATTACCAGAGCCATTTTGGTTTGGATGAGAAGTCACTCAAAGGGACTGCAGAGAAGCTGAACATGTCTTTGGAGGATATCAAGAGTTTCACCAAATCCTTGAATTTCCGGTTCCTTATGCAGGATGACAACATAGCAGATAAGGCCATGAACTGTGCTGAAAGCTATTGTTCAATAAATGGAGGCCTGCCATCCACCAtcttccagttttttaaaatctactttctaCGTTTGAAATTTATCGATACAGTGGCTGATGATGCTAAAATTCTCTTGAATAAGACTTTAGAGAGCTTAAGCCTCAGAAAATGA